ATGGGTCTTTCGATGCTTTTGGGAGGACTGCGCTACAAAGAACAGACATTTCAACCAATTGTGGCGCGGGTAAATGCTGCTTCGATGAATTTGGCGGTGATTGCAATTCTGCTACCCACAGCCATGAACTATACGGCTAAAGGAATTACTCCACAAACTCTACAATACCTATCTATTGCTGTTGCGATCGTGTTAATCCTGGTTTATGCCCTAACGCTGCTATTTTCTATGAAAACACACACTTATTTATATGATGTAGGTGTTGCAGAGGCAGAGGCAGAAGAAAATCATGCCAAACCAAATATTGCCCTGTGGGTTGGCGTGCTGTTAGTATGTACCCTACTAGTGGCATTTGAGTCAGAAATACTGGTTGATTCTCTAGAGGTGGCGACATCTCAGCTAGGTTTGACGGCACTATTTACAGGGGTAATTTTAGTTCCTATTGTGGGTAATGCTGCTGAACACGCTACAGCCGTCACAGTAGCCATGAAAGATAAAATGGATCTTTCCGTTTCCGTGGCTGTGGGATCGAGTATGCAGATTGCCCTGTTTGTCGCTCCTGTGTTAGTGGTAGCGGGATGGATATTCGGCCAGCCAATGGATTTGGATTTCAAACCCTTTGAATTGGTAGCTGTGGCTGTGTCTGTGCTGATTGCAAATAGTATTAGTTCTGATGGTAAGTCTAACTGGTTGGAAGGCACGCTTTTATTAGCTGCCTACACAGTATTAGGGTTTGCCTTCTACTTCCATCCAGTTATGGATAGTGTGGGGTAGTTAGCATAGGGGCGATCGCTTGTAGCTTCATCGAAAGCGATCGCTTTTTTCTTGATTACAGCACATTTTATCTAATAAAAATTTTAGAACTCCCCTCTCAAGGGGGACAAATTTTCTTGAATCAAGAGTCTATCATTATCGGCAAATGCTGTATTGATGACTAGTTAAACAACTAATTTTGTGCATCTAGCAGTGTTTCCGCTACCAGTCTAAACATACTAAAAGCCGCATCAGCAGATAACTACGAGTCAAAGAGAATTAGGCAAATTTGCTTGATAGCATTCCCATGAGATCGCATAGTATGCTATTGTCTAAACCGTTGATTTGGGAGCAGTATTTGACATATTCATGGCTTGATTAAAGATAAAAAATATACAAAGCCTCATGAAATTGTTCTGGTTAAACTGTAGGAGGGAAGTAAATGTGATCATGTCTATTTATAGAAAAAAATTAGTGCATGATCTTATTAATTAGTTCGGTATGTATGATTACAGAATAGCAGCGTTTTTGTTCTTCAAAAGAAGCATTAGTCTTAGTAAAATGAAATGCCATGACTGAAATTAGCCTGTTAATTACGGGCGTATTAGTAACAAGACAATCATCTGAGCCCAATTTGCCAAAGCAGCAATTATTTCAGATGGAAAATGGCGTGCAACAGTCGAACCAAAGTCAGTTAGAGATAACTGCTGATGTAACAACACCTGAGTTTATCCAAGCAGATGGAAATTCCCAGACTGCTTTATCAGGGTTTACACTAGAGAAGGAAAGTAACAAAAAAATTAGGAAAAAGAATCAGCCCCTTAGCTCTTCGGACTTAACTGAATCTAAGAAGTATTCTCAATCCCTAGAACAAAACCGTGCAAAGGCTGTAGGACGATTTCAGAAGTTTAGCAGCCAACCTCTGCCAACACTGCATTTTGGAACTTCTGGTATTGCTGTTAGAGCCTTGCAACGGCTATTAGTCTCTAACGGTTATGCCATTCGGGTTGATGGGATTTTTGGAGCGCTGACAGAAACTGCTGTTAAATCTTTTCAAAACCAACGAGATTTAACAGTGGATGGAATAGTCGGTCAACGCACTTGGCGTGCGTTGACAGTTTAGTTATTTGTCATTTGTCTTTTGTCCTCTCTTACAAAGTTCTGAGCGCCGT
This region of Nostoc sp. UHCC 0302 genomic DNA includes:
- the cax gene encoding calcium/proton exchanger, whose amino-acid sequence is MSGKNILLFVLLLFIPVSLAAHFLEWGELIVFITAGLAILPLAAWMGTATEEIAVVVGPSLGGLLNATFGNATELIIALVALKAGLIDVVKASITGSIISNLLLVMGLSMLLGGLRYKEQTFQPIVARVNAASMNLAVIAILLPTAMNYTAKGITPQTLQYLSIAVAIVLILVYALTLLFSMKTHTYLYDVGVAEAEAEENHAKPNIALWVGVLLVCTLLVAFESEILVDSLEVATSQLGLTALFTGVILVPIVGNAAEHATAVTVAMKDKMDLSVSVAVGSSMQIALFVAPVLVVAGWIFGQPMDLDFKPFELVAVAVSVLIANSISSDGKSNWLEGTLLLAAYTVLGFAFYFHPVMDSVG
- a CDS encoding peptidoglycan-binding protein encodes the protein MTEISLLITGVLVTRQSSEPNLPKQQLFQMENGVQQSNQSQLEITADVTTPEFIQADGNSQTALSGFTLEKESNKKIRKKNQPLSSSDLTESKKYSQSLEQNRAKAVGRFQKFSSQPLPTLHFGTSGIAVRALQRLLVSNGYAIRVDGIFGALTETAVKSFQNQRDLTVDGIVGQRTWRALTV